AATTCAAAATTACCGAAGTTATGAAACATCTTCGTGACGAATGGGTTAATGATTGGTGCCAGGAAAATGGCTGGACTGATTTATACATAGAGCGTAATCATTATTGGGCTTTTCCGCCGGGTGCATTCATGCCGATGCCGATCCCTAGTAAGGCGCTGCGGTGTATTAAGGCGCAACATGGCATGTGCAATCAGGAAAAGTCCCTGGCGATCGCGGCGATCATTATTGCGATCGGTGCGGTGGGGCTGACTTTTTCGTTTAATTCACCAATGCCGTTGATTTTTGCATTTGCGTTTGGGGCGATCACGGTGGCACTTTTGGAAGTTGAGGATCTTTAAGCTGTGCTAGCTCGATTGTTTAAGAAAAGTTTATTAAGAAATCTATAGCATCGACAACAAATCCTAAAGAAATAGCAAGAAAATCGTAGCGATCGGCAGCATCCCAATAATCTGATCGAGTAAGTAAATTAGCTTTTTTAGGTGTCTATGCAAAAGCATTATTTTATTATCGGGGCAGGTGTCGCTGGGATCACTGCCGCCGAGCAACTGCGTCGGGGTGATGCCGAAGCAAGCATTACGGTGATTAATGGCGAAGATTATCCTTTCTATCGTCGCCTTTCTTTGTCCACCTATCTACAAGGACAAACCACCCTTGAGGCCTTAACTGTTAAACAGCCAGAAGATTATGAAGCCTTGAATGTGACGGTGTTGCAAGATCGCGTTGCTCAGATTAAGCCCAATGAAAATACCTTAGTAATGGCCAGTGGTGAGACCCACAACTATGATGGGTTGATCATTGCTACTGGTGGTAGTGCGATCAAGCCGCCGATCCCAGGCATCGATCTCAATGGCGTGCGTCTCGGCTACTGGGATATGAAAGATACACTCTGGTATGAAGAAATAGCCAAAGCAAATAATGGTAATGATGCGGTGGTGATCGGTGGCGGGGTGCTGGGTCTAGAGCTAGCCGATTGCTTCAATCAAGCTGGTTTGAAGGTGACGATCGTGCAGCTTGGCGCTACCCTGGGTGAGCCTTTGACCGATGAAGTATCCGGTGAAATCCTGCTCAATCGGGTCAAGGAAAGCGGTGCAGAATGCCGGATCGGCGTGATGGCCAAAGAAATCCTCGGTGATGAAAATGGTAATGTCCGTGCCGTGGTAACCAGTGCTGGCGAAGAAATCCCCGCCAAAGCAGTCGGCATCTGTATTGGGATTCGTCCTAATGTGGCTTTCTTGCAGGATTCTGGCATTGAGCTGGTCAATGGTTGCATTGGTGTGGATGGTTATCTAAAAACCAATTTTGATAACATCTTTGCGGCGGGCGATTGCACCTGGGTCAGTTCTGGCAATATGGTGGGCTATCGACCTAATCGCACCTGGCAGGTGGCCACTAATCAGGGCACGATCGCGGCGATGAATTTGCAGGGAATGCAGCATCCCTATGATGAAGGGCTATTCTACAATGCAGGCGTGCTCTATGATTTGCCCTACACGATGCTGGGCAATTTTAACCCCGATCCCAATGATGAGTCCTGTCAGGTGCATACCTATGACACCGCTGGCGATCCGTTTGCCCACTTTAAGCTGACGGTTTCGGAAGGCCGCTTGGTGGGGGCGATGCTGCTGGGTAGACAACGCCGCACTAATATTCTGCGCAAGATCATGGAAGGTAATTTCATTATTACTGGTCATGAGCATGAGCTGATGGATAAGAAATTCAAGCCGAAGGATCTGCCGGTGGCGGATATTCAGACGGCTGGTGATGCGGATGTGGAAGCAAAACTTGCGGCTTACGCCAGTAAGGGGTAAAGTGCTGTAGCTTCTCGGCGTTCTTAGCTTAGAAGAAACAAATGAGATATCTGTTGGGCGATCGCTTGCTTGCTATGTAGGGCGATCGCTTTTTAATTGGTTATGTTATTCTGATTTGCGCACATAAAGCATGGTGAGCTAAATGTTATTTAATCAAAGGTTAGCAAAACTTTTAAACAGACAGCAAAAAGTGCAAAACACAAAAGATGAATACTTTAATGCTGCAATAAATCATCTGTGGGAACTGCTTAATAGCGACCAAATATTTAGAAGTATTCTTAATGAGCTTGAACATAGCCCAGAGAAAGAAGACATACAAATAGAGATGCAAGAAAAGATTCTGTTCCCAGAGACGGAATTTAAAAATGCAATTAATGCTTATTTACAGATCAAGCAGGCTGTTGAAAGGATTAATAAAGGTCTCTTTTCCCCTTCTAATCGTTTTCACGTAAAAAGATGTGTTTTTGACCTCTACATTTTCGTGGCTGAAAAGATAGGCGATGTTGATTTTGCCTTAGGTTTAATTGAAAGATATAAGCATAAATGTGAGTGGTTCCCAGTCCAAAGGAAAAAGCTTCACGGTATTTACACATCAGATACTAAGCGGGGAGAAAAGAATCTTGCCTATCACCTCTACGAATTTCTTTATGACCAAGGTTTAGATTTCAAGATAGAACCTCGGTCGGCATCTGGGCGACCGGATCTTGTCTCAGCCCAGTCAGAGGGACAAAGATTAATTGCTGACACTAAAATTTTTAATTGCGATAAGAAATATATTGCCAAAGGTATTAGGCAAGTCTATGACTACGCCAGTCAATACAGCCAGCAATTTGGGTACTTGGTTATTTACAAGGTTTGTGAAAAAGATTTAAGTTTTAACTTATCAGGTAAAACCCGCTCAGCTATTCCATTTCTTGAACATAACAATAAAACTATTTTTGTCATTACAATTGACATTCATGAATATGCTCAGACACCTTCTAAGCGAGGCACTTTAAAAAGTATAGAAATAGATAAAGACTATGTAGTCGAGATCATTAATAGTGACGATGACTAGCGGCAAAGTCTACATAGTTGGTGCAGGCGTAGGCGGGATCGACTACCTCACCGTCAAAGCGCAGCGACTGATCAGTCAAGCGGAAGCGATCGTCTATGATGCTCTGATCGACGAGTCATTGCTAGCACTAACGCCCGTCAGTTGCGATCGGCACTATGTCGGCAAGCGCGGCGGTCAACTCAGTATCAAGCAACCAGAAATCAATAATTTACTAGTAAAACTTTGTCAGCAAGGAAAGCAAGTAGTTCGGCTCAAAAGCGGCGATCCCTTCATTTTTGGGCGGGCGGTGCCGGAGCTTGAAGCCTTAAGGGCAAATAATTGTGAATATGAGATCGTACCAGGAATTTCCAGTGCGATCGCGGCCTCACTCTTTTCCGGTATTCCCCTCACCGATGCCAAACTCAGCCCTTGTTTTGCTGTTCTGACTGCCCATGATCTCGAAAATCTACCGTGGCCAGCACTAGCCGAAATCCCAACCCTGGCGATCCTGATGGGGACCAGGGGCTTACAGGGTGAAAATCCCCCACTTTTAGCCAAGCTAAGGCAGGGCAAATCAGCCGATACACCGATCGCGGTGGTGCAATGGTGCGGTAGCCATGCCCCAGAGCAACAACAAAAAATTTGGTTAGGTACCCTCACCGACATACAATCGAAGTTACCCGATTACGCCCTTTCGCCTGCGGTGATCCTGGTGGGGGAAGTGGTCAGGTATCACGATCGATTGAGTTGGTTTAGGCCAGGGCAAATGGAGAGGCATAATAAAGCGCTTACTGGCATAACTGTGATGGTGACCAGAGCTACAGGGCAATCGAGCCAGTTTAGTCAAATGCTGATAGATACTGGTGCACGGGTGGTGGAAATGCCAACCCTGGCGATCCTGCCGCCGGATAGTTGGGCAGATTTGGATCGGGCGATCGCAAACCTAGATCGTTACGATTGGTTGATTCTTACCTCTGCCAATGGCGTGTATAGTTTCTTTGAGCGATTGCACCATGCCCAAAAAGATAGTCGGGCGTTGACCAATGTCAAAGTTGCCGTGGTTGGCAAAAAAACAGCGGTAGCACTCACCCAGAATGGCATCATGCCAGATTTTATCCCGCCTAACTATGTGGCAGATGACCTGGCCGCAAATTTCCCTTCGGTCAAAAATTTAAATATCTTGTTCCCCAGGGTGCAAAGTGGCGGGCGCGAAGTCTTAATTGAAGAATTAACTGCCAAAGGGGCAAAGGTGGATGCGATCGCGGCCTATGAATCGGGTTTACCGCCTGAGCGCGATCCTCAAGCATTGGCTGCAATTAAGAACGGTAATATAGATGTGATTACCTTTGCCAGTTCTAAAACAGTGCGAAACTTTTGTGAGATCCTGGCTCAGGAAAGTAACGAATGGCAAAAATGGTTAGCAGGAGTCACGATCGCTTCGATCGGACCCCAAACTTCGGCCACCTGTTATGAATTTCTGGGACGGGTAGAAATTGAAGCAATGGAATATACCCTAGATGGCTTGATTGAGGCGATCGCCAATTATTACGAATCGCCCCATACTAATTTCTAGCTGGCTTCTAACTAGCCATTATTCACGCTTAAAGTCAGCCTTGCCTTACCACTAGCTGTGTTAGGTACATTCCAGCGCAAGAGGGCTTGCTTAATTGCATTAATCACTGCCTTATCGGTGATTGTCGAACTGCGATCGTCTAGAATAATGCGATCGATCCGGCCATCTTTCAAACTAAACTCTAGCACTACCTTACCCGATGCAGCATTTGGCAAACTCAGCGCTTGGAGATGTTGTTGGAGCGGATCGCTAACATAAATGCGAAGCTGCTCTGCCTCGGTCATATTGCCAGTAATGCCAGTATTAGCAACCACCTTCACTCCTTCCAGCTTGACCACACGCACTGGAGAAGCAACTGCGATCTTCGATTCACTGGATTCAGGAATAGCTTCCGTTTGGGGAGAGAGATCGCCATCATTAAAATCACCCAAGGATTCATTAAGCTGATCTTTGGATGCTCTGGCCAGATCGCCAGACTCAGCGGGCAGGCTGGGCATGTTAACCGCTGGTGGTGGGGTAGTAGGAACTGGGGCAACGGCTTCCTGGCGTACATTCTTGCGGGATTGATCAGTTCTACCGATCGTGCGGCGACGGGGGGTAGGCGCTGGTTGGGCTGCAACCGCAAAGTTACTGGTCTGGGCGGCAACATCTTCTTCTGCATCAGTCCCGAATACACCTTCAAAGCTGACACCCTCTGGCAATTCCACCGGAACCTGTACCCGCTGGGTCGTGCCATCCGGGTTAACCCGCACCTCTTCAGACACCGCCACAAAGGCAGTATATTTTGATAGTAGGTTATAGCTAAGCGCCGTATTTGTCGCTGATTCCACCAGGGTGGTAGTTTCACCACTAAACATCTGATTCATTAAATCTTTAATCCGAGCCCGACCCCAAAGCTGGGCGATCGCTCCTTTCTCTTGGTTATTAAACCCAACCGGAATCACTTTTTCATAACGCTTATTTCCCGCCATCATGCCAGTGATTTTGAGATTGCCGCTGATGCGATCTTTCTTGCGGCCATATAGCACTAACGGTTGATTGGCAAATAGATCCGGTGCTGCCTGGGGATAGATTTCTGGCGCAGTTCCTATACCTTGCCATTCCACTTTGATATTAGTTAAAACCGGATTATTAATCTGCTGGAAGAACTTCTCTACCGCCAAATCCGTATTCTCATCCTGGCGCACTACCTGAGTCGTACCGCGACCGACTTCAGCAAGGCGATCGAGCAAGTAGCGATTCACTGAGCTACCAACACCAAAGCTATAGAGGCGATTGCCTGGTTTCAGTTTTTCCTGCACCGCCGCCAGAATCTCAGTGTCATTGCCAATATAACCATCGGTAATCAGGACAACACTGCGCACCCTACCATCTTCGGGACTAGGGAAGCTGAGCACCGCATTAATGCCATTTAATAGTTCTGTGCCGCCATTGGCATCCAGTTTATTAATATAATTAAGGGCTTTCTGGCGATTGCTGTTGGTGTTCGCTAAAGGAATACTAGAAAGCTGGCGAGTAGTATTCGCAAAGTCGATAATTGTGAAGGTGTCATCGGGATTGAGGCCACTCACAAAGCGGCGCATTAGTTCCTTTGATTTAATTAAGGGCTCACCGGATTGGGAACCAGAGGTATCCATTAAGAACACCACATCCTTTGGCACGATCTCTTCGCTTTTGTAGTCGATCGCGGGGATTAAATAAGTAGCGAAGTGGCCGCCCTGCTCGGTCTTAGTCGTCAGAACTGTAGTCTGGGGTTGTTCATTGGCAACCTGATAGCGAATGATTAAGTCCTTATTTGGGATCGTATCTTCTGGAGAAAGCGAAAGGTTCACTACCCTGCCATTCTGGCTCATTTTGATCTGATGGGAAGTAGAGCCCACCTTCTGGATCGCTACCCCGGCATCGATCGACAGCTTAACGTTAA
The sequence above is a segment of the Pseudanabaena sp. PCC 7367 genome. Coding sequences within it:
- a CDS encoding NAD(P)/FAD-dependent oxidoreductase; its protein translation is MQKHYFIIGAGVAGITAAEQLRRGDAEASITVINGEDYPFYRRLSLSTYLQGQTTLEALTVKQPEDYEALNVTVLQDRVAQIKPNENTLVMASGETHNYDGLIIATGGSAIKPPIPGIDLNGVRLGYWDMKDTLWYEEIAKANNGNDAVVIGGGVLGLELADCFNQAGLKVTIVQLGATLGEPLTDEVSGEILLNRVKESGAECRIGVMAKEILGDENGNVRAVVTSAGEEIPAKAVGICIGIRPNVAFLQDSGIELVNGCIGVDGYLKTNFDNIFAAGDCTWVSSGNMVGYRPNRTWQVATNQGTIAAMNLQGMQHPYDEGLFYNAGVLYDLPYTMLGNFNPDPNDESCQVHTYDTAGDPFAHFKLTVSEGRLVGAMLLGRQRRTNILRKIMEGNFIITGHEHELMDKKFKPKDLPVADIQTAGDADVEAKLAAYASKG
- the cobA gene encoding uroporphyrinogen-III C-methyltransferase; its protein translation is MTSGKVYIVGAGVGGIDYLTVKAQRLISQAEAIVYDALIDESLLALTPVSCDRHYVGKRGGQLSIKQPEINNLLVKLCQQGKQVVRLKSGDPFIFGRAVPELEALRANNCEYEIVPGISSAIAASLFSGIPLTDAKLSPCFAVLTAHDLENLPWPALAEIPTLAILMGTRGLQGENPPLLAKLRQGKSADTPIAVVQWCGSHAPEQQQKIWLGTLTDIQSKLPDYALSPAVILVGEVVRYHDRLSWFRPGQMERHNKALTGITVMVTRATGQSSQFSQMLIDTGARVVEMPTLAILPPDSWADLDRAIANLDRYDWLILTSANGVYSFFERLHHAQKDSRALTNVKVAVVGKKTAVALTQNGIMPDFIPPNYVADDLAANFPSVKNLNILFPRVQSGGREVLIEELTAKGAKVDAIAAYESGLPPERDPQALAAIKNGNIDVITFASSKTVRNFCEILAQESNEWQKWLAGVTIASIGPQTSATCYEFLGRVEIEAMEYTLDGLIEAIANYYESPHTNF
- a CDS encoding VIT domain-containing protein, encoding MRLAIAIPTTVLIGGTCTYLALAQAGMIPSRLRLDPAIATEITIEPGVEINPGATLTTTTEPESPNGLFVQDPQNPDGQQLAFPLKHTDVDAQVDGNIARVAVTQTFENPFDMPLEAVYVFPLPDEAAVDDMEIKIGDRIIKGEIKRREEAQEIYEQARNEGRTAGLLEQERANIFTQSLANIRPGEQIDVTIYYTNSLEFEKGNYEFVFPMVVGPRYIPGDPIGKSPAAVTDGVTQSLPDTTQVPDASRITPPVLKPGMRSGHDINVKLSIDAGVAIQKVGSTSHQIKMSQNGRVVNLSLSPEDTIPNKDLIIRYQVANEQPQTTVLTTKTEQGGHFATYLIPAIDYKSEEIVPKDVVFLMDTSGSQSGEPLIKSKELMRRFVSGLNPDDTFTIIDFANTTRQLSSIPLANTNSNRQKALNYINKLDANGGTELLNGINAVLSFPSPEDGRVRSVVLITDGYIGNDTEILAAVQEKLKPGNRLYSFGVGSSVNRYLLDRLAEVGRGTTQVVRQDENTDLAVEKFFQQINNPVLTNIKVEWQGIGTAPEIYPQAAPDLFANQPLVLYGRKKDRISGNLKITGMMAGNKRYEKVIPVGFNNQEKGAIAQLWGRARIKDLMNQMFSGETTTLVESATNTALSYNLLSKYTAFVAVSEEVRVNPDGTTQRVQVPVELPEGVSFEGVFGTDAEEDVAAQTSNFAVAAQPAPTPRRRTIGRTDQSRKNVRQEAVAPVPTTPPPAVNMPSLPAESGDLARASKDQLNESLGDFNDGDLSPQTEAIPESSESKIAVASPVRVVKLEGVKVVANTGITGNMTEAEQLRIYVSDPLQQHLQALSLPNAASGKVVLEFSLKDGRIDRIILDDRSSTITDKAVINAIKQALLRWNVPNTASGKARLTLSVNNG